The following coding sequences lie in one Dunckerocampus dactyliophorus isolate RoL2022-P2 chromosome 4, RoL_Ddac_1.1, whole genome shotgun sequence genomic window:
- the ccnh gene encoding cyclin-H yields the protein MFHDSSQRKYWTFNSEDEVEQLRYEANQKFRKRVLESGKHKISESIFLERHEEDILFRNYERRLLDFCNVFKPAMPKSVIGTALMYFRRFYMNNSLMEYHPRIIMLTCAYLACKVDEFNVSNSQFVGNLVQETTAEQERVSEQILEYELLLVQQLNFHLVVHNPYRPLEGLLIDLKTRFPTLENPESLRKNVDDFLAYAAMTDAGLLFSPSQIALTAILSSASRAGVNIESYLTGCLGLKDDKETLSKMYDSMRRIKNLLKRYQLPQPQEVNVCKQKLARIHAEFGTSSNNKRKRGYEEDGHVAKEPRLTEEEWTDEDLI from the exons ATGTTCCATGACAGCTCACAAAGAAAATACTGGACGTTTAACAGCGAAGATGAAGTGGAGCAGTTGAGATATGAAGCCAACCAGAAGTTCAGGAAAAGGGTTCTAGAAAGTGGGAAG CACAAAATAAGTGAGTCCATCTTCCTGGAGCGTCATGAAGAAGATATCCTCTTCAGAAACTATGAGAGGCGGCTGCTGGACTTCTGCAATgtgttcaaacctgcaatgcCTAAATCTGTTATT GGAACGGCCCTCATGTACTTCAGAAGATTCTACATGAACAACTCTCTAATGGAGTATCATCCAAGGATTATCAT GCTGACGTGTGCGTATCTGGCCTGCAAGGTGGACGAGTTCAATGTCTCCAACAGCCAGTTTGTGGGCAACCTTGTGCAGGAGACAACGGCGGAACAGGAGCGGGTTTCAGAACAAATCCTGGAGTACGAGCTGCTGCTTGTTCAGCAACTCAATTTTCATCTGGTAGTCCACAACCCCTACAGACCCCTGGAGGGCCTCCTCATTGACCTCAAG accAGATTTCCTACGCTGGAGAACCCAGAGTCCCTGAGGAAGAATGTTGATGACTTTCTGGCATATGCAGCCATGACGGACGCAGGGCTGCTGTTTTCTCCGTCACAAATTGCCCTCACTGCTATCCTGAGTAGTGCCTCAAGAGCTGGTGTCAACATAGAGAG CTACCTGACTGGATGTTTGGGACTGAAGGATGACAAAGAAACCCTCTCCAAGATGTATGATTCAATGCGAC GGATTAAAAACCTCCTAAAGAGATACCAACTTCCACAACCTCAGGAGGTGAATGTTTGCAAACAAAAGTTGGCCAGGATACACGCAGAATTTGGCACAAGTTCAAACAA CAAACGCAAGCGAGGCTATGAGGAGGATGGCCATGTCGCAAAAGAGCCACGCTTGACAGAAGAG GAGTGGACTGATGAAGACCTGATATGA
- the rasa1a gene encoding ras GTPase-activating protein 1 isoform X3: MQQRVTSAWYHGKLDRTIAEERLRQARTHGSYLIRESDRRPGSFVLSFLSMTNVVNHFRIIAMCGDYYIGGRRFSSLSDLIGYYSYVSCLLKGEKLQWPVAPPEPVEDRRRVRAILPYTKVPDTDEISFLKGDMFIVHNELDDGWMWVTNVRTEEQGLIVEDLVEEVGREEDPHEGKIWYHGKITKQEAYNLLMTVGQVCSFLVRPSDNTPGDYSLFFRTNENIQRFKISPTPNNQYMMGGRYYNSVDDIIDHYKKEQIVEGYNLKDPVSVQHQEQVITDTVDGREIYNTIRRKTKDAFYKNIVKKGYLLFNKGKGKRWKNLYFILEGNDAQLIYFESEKRATKPKGLIDLSVCSVYGVHDSLFGRPNCFQIVVQHFSEEQYIFYFAGEVPEQAQDWMKCLQTFCSNLRKTTQPTSNKRLRQVSSLVLYVEEAHKLPVKYFTNPYCNIYLNNVQVAKTHPREGQNPVFTEEFIFDDLSSEINRFEISLSNKTKKSKESDILFMRCQLSRLQKGQMSDEWFHLSSHVPLKGIEPGSLRVRARYSMEKIMPEEEYSEFKEMILQKEFHVIYALAHVCGQDRTLLASLLLRIFRHEKAEAPLLRTLNDREINMEDEATTLFRATTLASTLMEQYMKATATPFVHHALKDTILKIMESKQSCELNPSKLEKNEDVNLNLAHLLSILSELVEKIFMAAEILPSTLRFIYGCLQKSVQQKWPTNTTMRTRVVSGFVFLRLICPAILNPRMFNIIADPPSSTAGRTLTLVAKSVQNLANLVEFGAKEPYMEGVNPFIKNNKHRMIMFLDELGNVPDLPEATEHFRTDLSRDLAALHEVCATHSDELRTLSNERGAQQHVLKKLLAITELLQQKQAQYAMSNSNRTECTIMSLAAAIQVM; encoded by the exons GTGGTACCATGGCAAGCTAGACCGAACCATTGCAGAGGAGCGGCTGCGTCAGGCCCGGACCCATGGCAGCTACCTCATCAGGGAGAGTGACCGCCGGCCCGGTTCCTTTGTCCTGTCTTTCCTCAGCATGACCAATGTGGTCAACCACTTCAG GATAATCGCTATGTGTGGGGACTATTATATTGGCGGGCGGCGATTCTCTTCCTTATCAGACCTAATTGGTTACTACAGCTATGTGTCTTGCCTGCTCAAAGGAGAAAAACTGCAATGGCCTGTGGCCCCTCCAGAG CCTGTAGAAGACAGGAGGCGAGTAAGGGCCATACTGCCATACACCAAAGTGCCAGATACTGATGAGATCAG CTTCCTGAAGGGGGACATGTTCATTGTTCACAATGAACTGGACGACGGCTGGATGTGGGTGACCAATGTTCGCACAGAGGAGCAGGGCCTCATTGTGGAAGATCTCGTGGAGGAGGTG GGGCGGGAAGAGGATCCACATGAGGGAAAAAT CTGGTACCACGGAAAGATCACGAAACAAGAGGCCTACAACCTGCTGATGACAG TTGGACAGGTCTGCAGTTTTCTTGTGCGGCCGTCAGACAACACACCTGGGGACTACTCTCTCTTTTTTCGCACCAATGAGAACATCCAAAGGTTTAAGATCTCTCCCACCCCCAACAACCAGTACATGATGGGGGGAAGGTACTACAACAG TGTTGATGACATAATTGACCACTACAAAAAAGAGCAGATTGTCGAGGGCTACAACTTGAAAGATCCTGTTTCAGTGCAG CACCAGGAGCAAGTCATCACGGACACAGTGGATGGGAGAGAAATTTACAACACAATTCGGCGAAAAACAAAAGATGCTTTCTATAAAAACATTGTCAAGAAAGGCTACCTCCTCTTCAACAAAG GCAAAGGCAAGCGGTGGAAGAATCTTTACTTCATCCTGGAGGGCAATGACGCCCAGCTAATCTACTTTGAGAGTGAGAAAAGAGCCACAAAACCCAAAGGGCTGATCGACCTAAGTGTGTGTTCTGTTTATGGTGTACATGACAGTCTATTTGGCAG GCCAAACTGTTTCCAGATTGTTGTCCAGCACTTTAGTGAGGAACAATACATTTTCTACTTTGCGGGAGAGGTTCCAGAACAGGCACAG gaTTGGATGAAATGCCTTCAAACATTCTGCAGTAACTTAAGGAAAACAACTCAGCCCACCTCTAACAAAAGGCTAAGACAG GTGAGCAGCCTGGTGCTTTATGTGGAGGAGGCCCACAAGCTGCCTGTGAAGTATTTCACTAACCCTTACTGTAACATCTACCTGAACAATGTCCAAGTGGCGAAGACACACCCGAGGGAGGGTCAGAACCCTGTCTTCACTGAAGAGTTCATTTTTGA TGACCTTTCAAGTGAAATCAACAGATTTGAAATCAGCCtgagcaacaaaacaaaaaagagcaaagaaagtgacatat TATTCATGCGTTGCCAGCTGAGCCGTCTGCAGAAAGGCCAGATGAGTGATGAATGGTTCCATCTCAGCTCCCACGTGCCTCTGAAGGGCATCGAACCGGGCTCTTTACGTGTCCGTGCCCGCTACTCCATGGAGAAAATCATGCCCGAAGAGGAGTACAGCGAGTTTAAAGAG ATGATACTGCAGAAAGAGTTCCATGTCATCTATGCTCTGGCCCACGTGTGTGGTCAGGACCGCACCTTACTGGCAAGCCTCCTCTTGAGAATTTTCAGACATGAAAAGGCTGAAGCCCCTCTTCTCAGGACTCTCAATGATCGAGAGATTAACATGGAGG ATGAAGCCACAACGTTGTTCCGAGCAACCACACTGGCCAGCACACTGATGGAGCAGTACATGAAGGCCACGGCGACGCCCTTTGTCCATCACGCTCTGAAGGACACTATTCTCAAGATCATGGAGAGCAAACAGTCCTGTGAG TTGAACCCATCCAAACTGGAAAAGAATGAGGATGTGAACCTGAACCTGGCGCATCTTCTCAGTATCCTGTCAGAACTGGTAGAAAAGATCTTCATGGCCGCTGAGATCCTACCATC GACGCTGAGATTCATTTATGGCTGTTTGCAAAAATCTGTGCAGCAAAAGTGGCCCACTAATACGACTATGAGGACCAGAGTCGtaag TGGTTTCGTCTTTCTCAGACTCATCTGTCCTGCAATCCTCAATCCGAGAATGTTCAACATCATTGCTG acCCTCCATCATCAACGGCAGGCAGGACTCTTACACTGGTGGCAAAGTCTGTTCAGAACCTGGCCAACCTGGTTGAATTTGGTGCTAAG GAGCCTTATATGGAGGGTGTGAATCCTTTCATCAAAAACAATAAGCATAGGATGATCATGTTTCTGGATGAGTTGGGG AATGTTCCTGACCTCCCTGAAGCCACAGAGCACTTTAGGACTGACCTGTCCCGAGACCTGGCTGCATTGCATGAGGTCTGCGCCACACACTCAGATGAGCTGCGGACGCTCAGTAATGAGAGGGGGGCTCAGCAG CATGTTTTAAAGAAGCTGCTGGCCATAACAGAGCTCCTCCAGCAGAAGCAGGCTCAGTATGCCATGTCCAACAGCAACAG GACAGAGTGCACCATCATGTCACTAGCTGCCGCCATCCAGGTAATGTGA
- the rasa1a gene encoding ras GTPase-activating protein 1 isoform X4, whose protein sequence is MTNVVNHFRIIAMCGDYYIGGRRFSSLSDLIGYYSYVSCLLKGEKLQWPVAPPEPVEDRRRVRAILPYTKVPDTDEISFLKGDMFIVHNELDDGWMWVTNVRTEEQGLIVEDLVEEVGREEDPHEGKIWYHGKITKQEAYNLLMTVGQVCSFLVRPSDNTPGDYSLFFRTNENIQRFKISPTPNNQYMMGGRYYNSVDDIIDHYKKEQIVEGYNLKDPVSVQHQEQVITDTVDGREIYNTIRRKTKDAFYKNIVKKGYLLFNKGKGKRWKNLYFILEGNDAQLIYFESEKRATKPKGLIDLSVCSVYGVHDSLFGRPNCFQIVVQHFSEEQYIFYFAGEVPEQAQDWMKCLQTFCSNLRKTTQPTSNKRLRQVSSLVLYVEEAHKLPVKYFTNPYCNIYLNNVQVAKTHPREGQNPVFTEEFIFDDLSSEINRFEISLSNKTKKSKESDILFMRCQLSRLQKGQMSDEWFHLSSHVPLKGIEPGSLRVRARYSMEKIMPEEEYSEFKEMILQKEFHVIYALAHVCGQDRTLLASLLLRIFRHEKAEAPLLRTLNDREINMEDEATTLFRATTLASTLMEQYMKATATPFVHHALKDTILKIMESKQSCELNPSKLEKNEDVNLNLAHLLSILSELVEKIFMAAEILPSTLRFIYGCLQKSVQQKWPTNTTMRTRVVSGFVFLRLICPAILNPRMFNIIADPPSSTAGRTLTLVAKSVQNLANLVEFGAKEPYMEGVNPFIKNNKHRMIMFLDELGNVPDLPEATEHFRTDLSRDLAALHEVCATHSDELRTLSNERGAQQHVLKKLLAITELLQQKQAQYAMSNSNRTECTIMSLAAAIQVM, encoded by the exons ATGACCAATGTGGTCAACCACTTCAG GATAATCGCTATGTGTGGGGACTATTATATTGGCGGGCGGCGATTCTCTTCCTTATCAGACCTAATTGGTTACTACAGCTATGTGTCTTGCCTGCTCAAAGGAGAAAAACTGCAATGGCCTGTGGCCCCTCCAGAG CCTGTAGAAGACAGGAGGCGAGTAAGGGCCATACTGCCATACACCAAAGTGCCAGATACTGATGAGATCAG CTTCCTGAAGGGGGACATGTTCATTGTTCACAATGAACTGGACGACGGCTGGATGTGGGTGACCAATGTTCGCACAGAGGAGCAGGGCCTCATTGTGGAAGATCTCGTGGAGGAGGTG GGGCGGGAAGAGGATCCACATGAGGGAAAAAT CTGGTACCACGGAAAGATCACGAAACAAGAGGCCTACAACCTGCTGATGACAG TTGGACAGGTCTGCAGTTTTCTTGTGCGGCCGTCAGACAACACACCTGGGGACTACTCTCTCTTTTTTCGCACCAATGAGAACATCCAAAGGTTTAAGATCTCTCCCACCCCCAACAACCAGTACATGATGGGGGGAAGGTACTACAACAG TGTTGATGACATAATTGACCACTACAAAAAAGAGCAGATTGTCGAGGGCTACAACTTGAAAGATCCTGTTTCAGTGCAG CACCAGGAGCAAGTCATCACGGACACAGTGGATGGGAGAGAAATTTACAACACAATTCGGCGAAAAACAAAAGATGCTTTCTATAAAAACATTGTCAAGAAAGGCTACCTCCTCTTCAACAAAG GCAAAGGCAAGCGGTGGAAGAATCTTTACTTCATCCTGGAGGGCAATGACGCCCAGCTAATCTACTTTGAGAGTGAGAAAAGAGCCACAAAACCCAAAGGGCTGATCGACCTAAGTGTGTGTTCTGTTTATGGTGTACATGACAGTCTATTTGGCAG GCCAAACTGTTTCCAGATTGTTGTCCAGCACTTTAGTGAGGAACAATACATTTTCTACTTTGCGGGAGAGGTTCCAGAACAGGCACAG gaTTGGATGAAATGCCTTCAAACATTCTGCAGTAACTTAAGGAAAACAACTCAGCCCACCTCTAACAAAAGGCTAAGACAG GTGAGCAGCCTGGTGCTTTATGTGGAGGAGGCCCACAAGCTGCCTGTGAAGTATTTCACTAACCCTTACTGTAACATCTACCTGAACAATGTCCAAGTGGCGAAGACACACCCGAGGGAGGGTCAGAACCCTGTCTTCACTGAAGAGTTCATTTTTGA TGACCTTTCAAGTGAAATCAACAGATTTGAAATCAGCCtgagcaacaaaacaaaaaagagcaaagaaagtgacatat TATTCATGCGTTGCCAGCTGAGCCGTCTGCAGAAAGGCCAGATGAGTGATGAATGGTTCCATCTCAGCTCCCACGTGCCTCTGAAGGGCATCGAACCGGGCTCTTTACGTGTCCGTGCCCGCTACTCCATGGAGAAAATCATGCCCGAAGAGGAGTACAGCGAGTTTAAAGAG ATGATACTGCAGAAAGAGTTCCATGTCATCTATGCTCTGGCCCACGTGTGTGGTCAGGACCGCACCTTACTGGCAAGCCTCCTCTTGAGAATTTTCAGACATGAAAAGGCTGAAGCCCCTCTTCTCAGGACTCTCAATGATCGAGAGATTAACATGGAGG ATGAAGCCACAACGTTGTTCCGAGCAACCACACTGGCCAGCACACTGATGGAGCAGTACATGAAGGCCACGGCGACGCCCTTTGTCCATCACGCTCTGAAGGACACTATTCTCAAGATCATGGAGAGCAAACAGTCCTGTGAG TTGAACCCATCCAAACTGGAAAAGAATGAGGATGTGAACCTGAACCTGGCGCATCTTCTCAGTATCCTGTCAGAACTGGTAGAAAAGATCTTCATGGCCGCTGAGATCCTACCATC GACGCTGAGATTCATTTATGGCTGTTTGCAAAAATCTGTGCAGCAAAAGTGGCCCACTAATACGACTATGAGGACCAGAGTCGtaag TGGTTTCGTCTTTCTCAGACTCATCTGTCCTGCAATCCTCAATCCGAGAATGTTCAACATCATTGCTG acCCTCCATCATCAACGGCAGGCAGGACTCTTACACTGGTGGCAAAGTCTGTTCAGAACCTGGCCAACCTGGTTGAATTTGGTGCTAAG GAGCCTTATATGGAGGGTGTGAATCCTTTCATCAAAAACAATAAGCATAGGATGATCATGTTTCTGGATGAGTTGGGG AATGTTCCTGACCTCCCTGAAGCCACAGAGCACTTTAGGACTGACCTGTCCCGAGACCTGGCTGCATTGCATGAGGTCTGCGCCACACACTCAGATGAGCTGCGGACGCTCAGTAATGAGAGGGGGGCTCAGCAG CATGTTTTAAAGAAGCTGCTGGCCATAACAGAGCTCCTCCAGCAGAAGCAGGCTCAGTATGCCATGTCCAACAGCAACAG GACAGAGTGCACCATCATGTCACTAGCTGCCGCCATCCAGGTAATGTGA